The sequence TTCCCACTAGCTGCAACTCTCGTTTAGGAACAGCTTTCACAGACAGGAACCGATCAATGATGTTGACAGTGAGGTAAAGCGTCTCCAAGTTAAGCTCAAACTTGACGTGAACTTCCAACAACCAATCCACCAAGATGGCTCTCATCTTCTCGTTCATCTCCGTCTGAATGTGCATATACATCTTCGGCTGGCTCTCCTTCTCAACCTCTTTGTAGAAAGAGTACATATCCTCAACGTACTCCACCGCAGCCAAATGGTTATCCTTATCAGACTCATCGATATCAAGAATCTTGGGCTTGTTGGTTACACCACAAGCAGCTTTGCTACGAGCACTGAGAACCGATGAGTACGTCACGTTCTTGCTCTTAGGAGGTGACGACACTGCTGCCTTCTTGACGACTAGATTCTTCTTTGGAACAAGAGGTTGTTGTGGCTTCTTGGCTGCAAGAACATGAGCCTTGTTCTCACCACCGTTGGCGTTCGCTAGTAGCTGGGCTCGGAAGCTTCGCGTAATGGGCCTGTTAATGGGCTTGCCTCCTTGGGCTAAGGGAACAGAGACGAGGTTTCGGTTTCCGATGTCACCGAGAGCACGACGGTTCTTTACGGCGCCGTTTTTGTTCTGGATCTTCGCACCATCTGCTGCGACGGGAACACCTGTTTCAGATAAATCCATAAGAAATCACAATCAAGATCTGTTCTTGAACGAGTCGAATCGGGACCGAGTTAGGGCACACGAGTTATATAATCAATCGAATCAATCAAATTAAACCCAGATTTCGCAAAAATCGAAGAAACCCATCAAAGATCAGATGAATACTCAATCGAATCAATTAAGCTATACCCAGATTTTACGAAATCGAATCGATACATAGaaaattgagaggaagaagaagattgatTACCTCTGACTTGTTCAGGCATGTTTGTTCTCGTCGCCATAATCGCTCTCTCCTGCAGATTCTTACTcttctttgattttttctcttttgggtAAAAGAGTCTGTGAGGATTGAGAGattgtgatgaagaagaaggcgagaGAGCGCTCGTCTTATGAAGAGGAGCCAACGGTTGTATTCCAACGGTCATATTTTTGGTGGGATTTATTTGTGGCCGTTGGATGATTAGATTTTAGATCCAACGGTGGAAAGAGAGTCTACGTAGAGTTGGGATGCGTTGGCACGGGAGTGTTTTACTAGTCAGCGAATATAGTCTTCCGAAAATGGCCGTTTGactgtgaaataaaaaaaaaaaagtaagaaagcCCATTCCAAGTTACctttttaattaagattttgtgatttaatagCATAAACTACGCTACAAATTCTATAAGAAAATTCTTAAAAACTAATATGAGCAGCGAATAGAATTTAACAAATGAGtaccaattaaattttaaaatgtaaacagaaagatatattatgtttacaCAAATTCTATAAAAAGAGGAACCAATGAGTAACAATTAAGGAAAttgaatattaatattttctacTACTGTTACCGTtagaccaaattttttttttgctatgttTGAACTTAGAAcagtcaaata is a genomic window of Brassica napus cultivar Da-Ae chromosome A2, Da-Ae, whole genome shotgun sequence containing:
- the LOC125581479 gene encoding cyclin-B1-2-like, coding for MTVGIQPLAPLHKTSALSPSSSSQSLNPHRLFYPKEKKSKKSKNLQERAIMATRTNMPEQVRGVPVAADGAKIQNKNGAVKNRRALGDIGNRNLVSVPLAQGGKPINRPITRSFRAQLLANANGGENKAHVLAAKKPQQPLVPKKNLVVKKAAVSSPPKSKNVTYSSVLSARSKAACGVTNKPKILDIDESDKDNHLAAVEYVEDMYSFYKEVEKESQPKMYMHIQTEMNEKMRAILVDWLLEVHVKFELNLETLYLTVNIIDRFLSVKAVPKRELQLVGISALLIASKYEEIWPPQVNDLVYVTDNAYNNKQILVMEKTILGNLEWYLTVPTQYVFLVRFIKASVSDPEMENMVHFLAELGMMHYDTLKFCPSMLAASAVYTARCSLNKSPAWTDTLKFHTGYSESEIMECSKLLALHHSRCGESKLRAVYKKYSKIENGGVALVSPAKSLLSSAADVKKPLSA